CGTCAGAAGAAGATTGTAAAATGACAAGAATTGATCAGCAAGGGCGGACTGAACAGGCCAAAGCCTGACAACACAAAGAGAGGTCTATTTTTTCGGAACTGACTGACTACTCGTTACCACCGCGCAAGCGGTTTAGTTCTCCAGTTCGTACTCGTCAGAATCGAGAAGTCAGAGCCGACGTTAAATTCTCCTTATACTTGATATGCACTCTACAGCATCTGAAATTTCACTTGCAGACGCAGTACGGCTTTTCTCTTATACCTCTGAGCCGCATTATGTTATACTTGCGTTGAACCCCAGATCTCCTCGTTGCAGCGCGTGGGGCGTTATAGTAACTGGACATCCATGAATGAAATGGGGTGAAAGCACGATGAGATCGGTAAAGTGCCACGCGCCTTCAGTCGCATCTGTAAGCGCTTTGGAGCAACAAACCGCAAAAAAGACCTCAGCATCTGTTCGCAGTATCTTTCTCGCCTATGTAAGGGATGAGGCATATTTCCGTCTGCTGGATGAATATCCCGGTGAAAACGCACGGATCAAGGTGGCGGCTTTCCCGCCTCTGGGTATTCAGACCCTCGCGCCTGTTTTACGGCGTTGCGGACACAGGGTCAGGATGTTCGATACCTGCCATCCCGATATGCGCGCAGAACAGATCGCGGCTGCAATTGAAGAAGAGAGGCCGGATGCCGTGGCTCTTTCATTTCTGTCAGTGACCGCGTATCCCGTTGTGAAAAAGCTCGCCGAGAGACTGAAATTCTCATCGCCATGGGTAAGGATCATTGTCGGGGGTGTGTTTGCATCCATGAACGGCCACCGCATCATTGAGGGATGCCCATATATTGACTGTGTTGGTGTTGGAGAGGGTGAAGAGCTGCTTCAGGATTATCTGGCTAATCTTGACAATCCCGGTGCGGTTGATGGTCTTGTTTGGCGTAACGGCGGCCAGGTTGTGTGCAATAAGCCGCGCCCGCTGATTGAAGACCTGAACCAGTATCCCTATCCCGACCGTACCAGTCTGCCTATTGATTATATAGAATCATTGCCGCTGGACGTTCCGGCTATTCTCTCTTTCGACAAATTCTGCACCATACAGACATCCAGGGGCTGTCCATACAAGTGCATATACTGCGATATCCCGACCTTCTCTCACGGCAAATGGCGCTACCGTTCCGCAGCGCATGTCCTTGGAGAAATGCAGGAACTGAATGATGCCGGCTATCGCTCCCTTTATCTGACCGATGACCACTTTCTCATGAACAGCAGACGCATAAATGAAATATGTACCGGTATTATTGATCGCAAGTTCGCGTTCAGATGGGGATGCGAAGGCCGCGTGGATTCTCTGGCCGTCGAGCAGATGCCGATTATGGTCAAGGCAAACTGCGATATGCTCGCATTCGGGGTTGAGGCAGGGACCCAAAAGGTACTCAACAGGCTCGGCAAGGGGCAGACGATTGAACAGATAGAGCATGCGATTGGACAAGCCAAGAAACATGGCATTAAAAGGGTGCATGGTTTTTTTGTGATAGGCTCGCCGAAAGAGACAGCGGACGACATTATGAAAACATTCAGCTTTGCCGCCCGGCTGCAGATCGATACCTTCGGCTTCAACAGACTGAGCGTATATAGGGGAACGCCGTTGTGGCGCGAGTATGTTGACCGTGGCATTGTTGACGATAAAGTTGATTGGTATAAGTCTTTTAAATGCGCCGACATTGATGCTGATGTGCTGTCGGGCAGGGTTGTCAGCAGTCTTCGCATGCAAGGTTACGCAAGGCTGCTGGCGTACCGCGCCATCATGCGTCCCTTAAAGACATGGCTGCTGCTGAGGACATTCAGCAGACATATGAAAAAATCGGACATGTTAAAGTTGATCCTTAGTCCATTCTATTGGAAGAAGGTGGTTGTTAAGCCCGAGCTGCCGGCGAGTTTCACGAGCGCAGTGCGGTAGTGTCCGGCAAATGGTTATA
The Thermodesulfovibrionales bacterium genome window above contains:
- a CDS encoding radical SAM protein, with translation MKWGESTMRSVKCHAPSVASVSALEQQTAKKTSASVRSIFLAYVRDEAYFRLLDEYPGENARIKVAAFPPLGIQTLAPVLRRCGHRVRMFDTCHPDMRAEQIAAAIEEERPDAVALSFLSVTAYPVVKKLAERLKFSSPWVRIIVGGVFASMNGHRIIEGCPYIDCVGVGEGEELLQDYLANLDNPGAVDGLVWRNGGQVVCNKPRPLIEDLNQYPYPDRTSLPIDYIESLPLDVPAILSFDKFCTIQTSRGCPYKCIYCDIPTFSHGKWRYRSAAHVLGEMQELNDAGYRSLYLTDDHFLMNSRRINEICTGIIDRKFAFRWGCEGRVDSLAVEQMPIMVKANCDMLAFGVEAGTQKVLNRLGKGQTIEQIEHAIGQAKKHGIKRVHGFFVIGSPKETADDIMKTFSFAARLQIDTFGFNRLSVYRGTPLWREYVDRGIVDDKVDWYKSFKCADIDADVLSGRVVSSLRMQGYARLLAYRAIMRPLKTWLLLRTFSRHMKKSDMLKLILSPFYWKKVVVKPELPASFTSAVR